ctccacgTCAGGGTTAGATTaatggtttagatacttgtctcatccacctctCCTAAAGTCTTTGGAGATAGGAGCAAAGTTCCACCCTGATGCTCaggtctcacttccccattaatgcggccagaatagctgttgcagagcattcaatgcaggggcggtggtaacagctttatttCAGATATTCCATCGCCCATCTTCTTATCCTCCATGTTTACCGTATCTACCCTTATTTGTGGGATTTTCGAGAACATAGCCTGTGGATGTTAACCAACCCTTCTCCTACCCCGGACTAACCTCTTGGACATATTTTATTCAGACATTATCTCTTCtttatttagtattttcttatgagttaacattcatacCTCCTCGAAGAATACTCTTGAGCCACTCCACATATATTCctgggcccaatgaccctacaaaTACTTTTAAGAAATCCATTAACTATTttctaaagttaaaaaaataaaaataaaaagctagaTTATAAAGCTTATAATATGTGTCAAACACGCACCATATGTCTCTCTACATTATAGTGTTCAATTGTTCACGTACAAATTATACatgggaaaatgaaaatttattttcttagtgcTAAAATGAGGTTAATATTTGGTTCAAACAAAATTCCCTTTTTTCTGATATAAAAAGGTTAGTGAATTCGCACGAAAGATTAGCTCTAACTGAAGCCCATTTGAGACCGTGGCAGAGTAAATAGGCCAGGGCTGTAACAGTAttcttaggcccatttactGTGTTATGCACCATATGGTAAATGTCATGACTCATGACCCAAAAGAAGAGAGACGAGGTTGCTAATGTTTAATTGTCCatgtttacctttcttttcACCCCTCTTTCAGTCCGTCACCTGTTCTCCCGTGTCTGTGACATTTTTTGGGTATCATAGTTTCTTGTAGTTTTCAATaacttatttatataatatttatcaaaggaaaatgttaacaagtACCGAATGGTGCTTGTTAAAGTTAAAATAATGTGAGTttcacttaataaaaaattagataaataagaaaatttgtatAAAGCTGACTCGATAGCCtataaaacttacaaaaaataaaatactaacataaagaaaattttgatgcaaAGTTTGGTGTTAATGGGCACCTTACAGTGCCCATTAACACAACCCtttattaaaagatatataatttttaatatcttttatattaaatatgtgacaAAACAGCAAAAGCTAgcttatttgaaaaattaaataaataaaactttttgcCTTTACCCAACCGACACATCGCCATATTGGGATGGACTCGAAGCTTTCTTTGACCCAAGCTTTCAGTCGTTGGGTTGGAGACAGTTCATTGATCCAACTCAAACCAACTTCTCATCCTTTGGTTTTTTTGGTGTCGAAGATCATATTAAGTTAACGAAGTGTTTATAAAGCAAAATAAACATTTCAAGAATGTTACGGAAGCCATAAATTATTGACAGTCAGTTTCCATATTTAATGTCAatgcttttgaattttttaaatctaatttttactaCTTTAGCTTCATGTGCCAGCAATGGAGTTTCATTGCAGAATCAATGCCTAGTCAAAGTTCAGCTTTATAGCCTAGTGGTAGTGTCACCCTCTGTGCTGCCTGGTTTATGGGGTTTGAACCTCATCTCTCCACTATTTCATACTCAATACACAAAACTTTCACTTCTGGGAGGAGTCATGTGCCTTACCTCCCAATTTGTTTGGAGAGACTCACAACCTATCACTTTTGGCCCAAACTTGGTATACACTCGGGCTGGAGTAGAGCATCAATAGTTGTATACCCCAGCATCCAAAAACCAATATCAGTAGGCAGTCAATTTGATTAGAGAATCTCACTTTTCTAGCAGCACTACAGCGAGCAATAAAAGTTTCTTTCGGCCTATATAAAATTTCTAGAGGAATTAAATACATTACATGCATATCAACCATGCCCTACTTAGAAAATGAAGCCCAACACCAACAGTCAAAGAGGAGTTTACAAGCACACTTAGCACAGATCATTCTCAATCGGGCATCTTATGGGTGCTAATAAGAAATAGTGCTCCATAGTCTCTACTATTACATCCTCCCGCAACTTGCCGTTTATACCcaaaagataaagaaagaacaaaaggaaaaaaattaatgcccAAAACTCTGGTATAGATCTTAACTAGTCAACACGGCTTGCTGCTGCAATGCCTCTTCAGCTTGCAAGCTCTCATAATATTTGACGAGGACATTCCATCCCGCAGGGCACATAAAACCATCAGGGGGGTTCTCACCAGTCCTTGCATAAGTTCGCATCTGAAACAACACAATAAATCCACTAAATAAGATAAATATAACATGAGTTTCCCAATAGCCATAAAAGCATATCTTACACAACCTTCACGAACATATCCTAGGAAAGCTACGAGGAAAAACTGAAGAGAACCTAGGACGAAAAAGATTTTTAGGTTTTTCCTTCTAAATTTTCCTTCCTACGTCAAAGACACTTATGATGACATAAActgaattttttcaaatagATTTTCATAATAGATGATAACCACAGAAGAGTTTTGTTAGAATAATCAGATAAATCACCAGTTACCATAAGTCTCTGAAACCTATATCCTTGTTATGCCAAAGCATTAACATTGTCACCCCAACTACAAAATGTGCCAAATTGTAGATTTATTATGCTAAAGATGCAGGTAGCTCAGTTTCTGAATGACAGCCCAATATAATTTACCCAGGTACACAGAAAATCTAAGTTTTACTAAAAAGTTAAGGTTTAACTATTTAAATCACACTGTTATTCTAAAAATCTCCTTCCAGATCCATGGAGCTCGAGGTGTTTCACTGGGAATCAGAAAATGAGATACAGCTCCTACCTTGGTTCCGGAGATGAAGAGGAAATCTTTAGCACGTGAAGGTTCAAAAAATGCCATCTTCTTTTCCACAGTGTCATAGGCTGCCACCTGCAGTTTATAAGGAAGAAAGTACATTATGAGGGAGAACACAACAGAGCTCATTCACCTCCCATATAACATAACAGACCCAGAAAAAGCAATTACACCTATGGTAATGTAGAGCTACAAGTACTTGAGTAATTTATGCAGAGTTATGACATGATCAGACATATCTAATTGATAGAAAAATATGCAGGGCTCTCTCATCAGCAAAGTGTAATTGTCTGGAAGTAATCTGCGATTCTGCATACTCTGTGTTGTGATGGAATGAATCATAATGTGTGGGTCTCAGAAGGTTAAGTACTTTAAACCCCCTTTTGACCATACCAATCAGCAACAGCAGAGCCTATTTGCCATCAGCTTTTTTGTTTAGCTTTAAAGTTTATTTGCATTTATAcagctttttaaaacctcacaCTTTCTAGGTACAACCATACTTTAACCAACTTTCAGTGGGAGGgaaaaaattcagcaaaaatCCAAATAAGTTGGTGCCAATATTCAGCTTCAGATATTTCCAAACCTGTGATGGTATGTACTGCATTTGTATCTTTCAAGTATCTTTTGAAATGTAAAAACATTTAATTAAAGAGAATACCAAAAGAAGGAAAGAATGGAAGTGGTAGAGATTGAAAGCCACACAAAAACTTCTTTAGGAACTCCTTTGAGCTTGCTGGTAGGAAGTCCCATGCTCTCCAACTTTTTGTGGTATATACAAAGATGGACCATTTCCATAAGTTCCCAAATTAGTTTGAAgagatatttattaaaaataacagCACAATATGCAGTTGTTAGCAGTACACCACATTCATTCTCATCACTCAAGGAAATCAAGCAAAAATACTCATTAAACTTTGATAACTAATAAGAAAAAACTGCCTAGGGACCCAAGGTAGAAAATTAATTAAGACTATCAAGATTACTTCATATCACAATCAACCCTGAACAGAAAGCAGAGTTTTGATGTAACGAAGGCATAGAATTGCAAATAAAGGGTAATAAAGATAATGCAAAACGTGAAGAGATAGAAATAAGCAATAGAGCTTCAACAGAACAGCGTAAAAGCAAAGCATACTGTGACTTACCCTGAATGGCAAAATATTTAGCTTCTCCAGGCCAGGAGCCATGCTTAAGACCTTTTTCCCATGATCAGGGTCATATAAATCCCTCTTCTCAGTCGGGTGACCCATACCTGCAGGGTCACGACCAACAATGTAAAAATTGGCACCTGCATTTATCCTTGCTTTGGCATGCCACTGCACTTCAGTTGGACCAGCATAATGCATAGGTGATGGAAATATGGCTACAATAGTAGTCTCAGGGTCAAGAATTCCGTCTTCTAGGAcctgagaagaaaaaaaactgtgagcaaaattttacattttggaGACTTAAAAATGAATTGATTAGCTTTCATTTATGGAGTACTTGAACACAAAATTTGGATATGCAATGAtcacttttcaattttcatcaccaaaacaatgataaaatttcaataaaaaaaagggggagcaTTTTCTGAAATTATCAAATGATTTCATTTAGTTCTAATGAGTTTATTTACTGAAAAGCTATGGCCCATGCAACAGAAATTAGACTTATTACAGAGTTATGGAAACAAGCAGAATGGTATCACTTTAATAGCAGAGTAACTGCCAAACTTGATATTATTCAATGTTATACAAGAAGAGCCAAGCAGATAACCTTGCTATGTTGATCCATCCGAACATCCAAGGGCACATCATCTGCCTTTGTGAAACCTCCCAAAGGATGCAGTAATAGAATAGGGTTCTTGTATCCCATTTCCAAAAGTCGCTTGCGTGTGTCATTCATTAACAAAGCATGCCCATTATGCACAGGGTTCCTTAATTGGAAAGCAAAAACTGCATCAGCCTGACGCCTATCAAATTCCTTCCGGAGTTGTTGAGGCGAGAGCCTGTAGTGATCAAGCCCATCATTATATTTGATAGGATTCAAAACTTCCAAATCTCCACCAACCAACCAATTTCCAGCTGGTGTAATAACCTCCTCAACATATGGCAATCCTGGAGTAGTTGTACCCCAAGTTCTAgctattctttcttctttgttatGCTTGTATATTTCAATACTGCAAAAGAATTATTATTAGAAAAGCTTAGGATGACAGTCAATAAACTGAGCTACATACTCATTTATAGCTCCAGTTAAATACTCAAGTACAAAGCAACAATACTATattgcaaagaaaaattcaaaagtgCCAACTAAAACCCAAGATTTGGCCAGTCAAACCCAATATGATCCTTATttactatcaaaaaaaaaaatatgatccTTATTCACATGAGCAAGAATCATGGGcatagagagagagggagagatcggggaaattgataacatgtttaattctttcttttgtcCTGGAAACCCCAGCCATACTCAGTAAATGTCATGCCCCAGCCCAAAATGAGTTAGTTTCTGTAGAACACACCAGGTAGAACCCATGGACAAGTAAGAGTGACCATCGGCATCTTCATTCTCATTGATAATTACTAGTTATGCCAAAATTTTAAGCTgttagaaatgatgaatttaatcacttaaccattattctaacactcATGACCAAGATCACGCACACAATTATGAAAGAACAAGATCACGCACACAATTATGAAAGAACAAAGgttcattttaaaatatgaaaaatactcTACAGCATCATAtaaattttggggttttctCCGTATACTTATTCATTCAAGATTTAAATGTAGTTATAAATCCACTGAGCTCAGCCAACTCAAATGCATCAAACTTCAGCCAACTCTAACTACACGTCCTTACGAAACTTCAGCTAGAAAATAACATATTAACATCTCTCATTCGTATACATGTCCCTAGACAGAGacattaaacaaaattaaaacaacaacaacaacaacaactaaataaacaattcaaattttataataaaaaataaaagacccCCTTTGACTTACATTGTCAAAATTCTCCTCATTTTCTATTGCAGTACCTAACAATCTTCTCTTGAAATCCCAAACAAACATGTAAAACGTCACAAACATGCTCTCTCCTTAATTTACATATAgtttaacaaataacaaagaCTATTCCTTCAGTTAATACCGGAATCAAAGACAAAACTTCAATTAAAGTATtcaaatatacatataaaatagaTTCTCCAAATCGAAATTCGAAAACGACTAACCTCCGAAGAATACCGACCAAATCTCCATTAGGACCAACCAACCCCACATTTGGAGACGACCCAATTCGAGTTTTGGTGTCATCATCAATAGCCAAAACAATTGGAAGCGACATGTTGACTAAGGAACCACTTTCCATTCTCAAGCAATTGAAATGCAAACTCTGCAAATACTCACTCTCTCTCATGAACCCTCTCAAAGGGCTGGCCCACCCTTCGCTAATCACATGGACCCACTCAACATCAATCTTGGTAAGCCTCACCTGAGGCAATGCCTCAGCCTCTAACTTCTTCTTTGCACGCTCTCTCTCTGGCACCACAAGATCCACAAGGGCCCCGCCATCTGGGTCAATCAGAGAGCTCTTGATCGAAGATGAATGTGATGGAACATGCATTGTGGTGGTGCGTTTGTTGTACGAGGTGGTGGAGATCAATGAGTTGGAACGGTAAATGGGTTTGGTTCGAATTCTTCTTGTGTAAAACTCGgtcttgttgttgatgttggtTTGGCCAAGATTGAGGTTGAGTTGGTTGGTGATGTGTAGTTTAACTGTGAGAGACATGATTGTAGGAGTTTTGGGTTGGCTTTGAGAATAGGGAAGTGAAGAAGttagagacagagagagagatccGAGTGATTTGGGAAACTGTACCTGCGGCTCTAAATTTAGTGAacatttttcttagtttttgaCAAGAGAGAAAGAGCAGCGAGAATCCACACGTTTCTTTATGTTGTTTAAGTCTGGCTTTTCAGTTTGTGGATGGAACTTGGCTACTAGTCTTTGTAACATGTTGGGGACCAAAGTTTGTTGTTTTCAGGTTTTGAGTGTAGTTTGTGGTCAATCAAGGCAACTCAAAGTTGAAACCAACAGAATcctcaaaaaaaacaaaaaagggttGAAACCAACAGAGAGCCTTGGACTTGCTCTTGCACTTTGCACATTCTGATGGGTTGTTATATGAAGAGCCCAGGCCCTGATATATAATTAAGAAGTTtgttttaaagattaaaaaaataaaaatctcttttttaatgccaaaaaaaaaatatctcttGGGTGCCTCATATTGATGATATTATTATGTCAGCTTTGAAACTgcttatttttagtattttattattttatttgcatATGCTAGACAAAATGTGAAAagctaacttattttttaaaaaatgaacgttaaattatttgaaataaagttgagataaaaaaaaaatagtgtggTATCCACATACAAGAGATAATTTAAGTAAATAACTAACTTATAATCGGTTGTCAAATGTGCACAGTGCAAAAGTGCGcccattaaaatataattttacaataatttttctttatttttataaggatAAAAAATTGTGTGGGATCCACAAACAATagataatttaagaaaaaaaaaacttataatgtTGTCAAGCACACATAGTGCAAAAGTAGACttgttaaaatagaattttacaatattttttctttatttttataaggataaaaaaaatagtgtggGATTCGCAAACAGTAAGTACTTTAAGCAACAATCTAACTTATAACCAGTTGTCAAATGCACACATTAGTGCAAAGGTGCACTCGTTAAAGTAgaattttacaacaatttttgcCTATGTACAAAGTTGAGCTACTTTAGGTTTatagtcaattttttattaagttttaccATCTTTCAATATAGGCGGGATCCATTTGAAACCTCTTTAACattactagcctctgagcacgcgcatgcattactagcctctgagcacgcgctcatgcgcgtgctcagagactcttctattttttgggtaatggttaatttagagcatttattataatttgggattactacatttttcaatcataaaaaaaacctagggatgtgatgagtattatgcgtTAGCAGGTGAAATAAtctttcatcacacccctaggttttttttgtgatcgggaaatgtagtaatttcaaattataataaatgctctaaattaaccgttacccaaaaaataaaagagcctctgagcacgtgcgtgagcgcgtgctcagaggctagtatccGTAACTATTATCcatttttgccaattttatTTATGCAGTAATCAACGTGTTATTGATTGAAAGATGATgcaataatttagtattaacctttagggggaggaaaaaaatatcatctgaataaatcttataaatagtgcatatattgaaaaagcataataaaattgtaacaataaaactacttacAAAATACATGTGATGACTTTTACAAAAGCTattatgaagaagttgatggatcaatgtagaaaactgaaatatttacatcaggtaaaactgtaaaataatGCACTACATCTGAAACATGGAATAGGtgaacttattaatattatgctgGCTATGGCGGAGAAGTTGGTGGAGCAATGCTATTTGATCCACATTCTAATTGCTTTCCAGCAGAATTTGCCATAAACCTATGGTACAAAATGTGTTAGTTTGTGTTATTAATAGAGACTTTAAAAcgtacataataataataagcacaaTAAATATCAAGCATAAACttgtaaaatgaaatatttgatgtATGTGATGATATTGCATAGCTCCATGTATGTGACATGGTCTACTTCAGCTTGGGACTTGAAGAACTAtcatttaattaccaaaaatttaaaaaaaaaatttatatagtcAACTATgtaatagagtttttttttttttttttttaagtagacgTGGTAATGATTTGTACTTGCTTTATTATCTCATTGTCCTTTACTCtcattttctgtttttctttactattttggGTCTTGAAAATTGCATCgtccttgattttttttcttcgtatctttttttttctcatggatGTTGGAAACCACAttgttcttgattttcattctcCGTTTGTCTCTGTTGGCATGAGTGTTAGAGATCACATCGtccttcatttttcctttgtctttattCCTATGGATGTTGCGCCCCTCATTGCTCTTCTTGACATTGATTTGTTGTTTGTCTTTGTTTATGGAacttcaaaatgaagaaatttttttttttttttttgtatattaagACTATCAATTACTTATTTTCCTAGTTTAAAAAATACCGTAACAAACCTTTCCAATTCTTGTGACTCTAAAACTCGTTTCACTTCTTTCCAAAGCTCTTTCTTGTCAGCTCGAATAGTGAATCTCCAACCAGGTGAATAAATTGCCAATTTGCGAACCTAACCCATACGCAGcatgacatttttaatattaattttgataaaacaatAGAAAGGGATGCTGATTAAAgatatcattaaaaagaaatatacctTGTTATCAATGGCCTCCATGTTTAATAATGATTGATCATCCTTCCAATCCTCCCAATGAATAGTAGGAACAGCATGCACTCCATTATTTAGCATAATGGACTCGATCCTCACATTTGAGTTGGGCATCCTTCCTATTACCAATTAATTGTATACataaaaaagatcaagaaataaaatattaaaacgtAGACCGCATAAccattaaaatttgtaaattattaaaataaatttatatgtaatacAGTTCTTTCCAATTGTTAATTAATACCTATGATGAAGGGAACAAAACATCTTTATACACAATATTTCTTGTGTGAACACCTTCCTCCTTAGGTATTGTTCCTTTTTGCACCAATAGTTTTGTGGTGGATTGGGAGACTCCCCTTGACAATGCCACATATAATTGGCCATGACTAAAAACATGATCAGGAAGATAAATTCCAACAGTTGGAATTGTCTGACCTTGCGCTTTGTTTATTATAAGTGCAAAGCTTAAACGTACAGGAAATTGTCGTCTGATCATTACAAATGGCAAGTGTACATTTTCTGTTGTCTTCAAAGGGATTCTTGGCAAGAAAACACGTGTACCCGCATATTGTCCAGTCAAAATTTCAGCGTCAAGTACGTTGTTAAAACATCCACGGCATATCAATCTTGTACCATTACATAATCTGGCTTTTGGATCTATATTGCGCAGCAACATAATTGGAGCACCCTTTTTTAGCCTTAATATATGTGGTGGTAAACCCCCTGGAGATATAGAATTTAGGAATTCTTGTTGATATAGATGATTATTATCTCCTTCAACCTCATCAAAAGAATGTAACGTAAACTCATCTCCTGGGAACTGAGAAATTATCTTTGCATTAAGCTGTTCAACATCATCATTTATAGGTGTTAGCAAAGCCCTATCAACCATATACCTTGCATCATTGGCATGTTCTTACAAACTTGGAAAAACTTGATCAATCAAGTTGTATATAGAATGCTGACCCTCCCATTGCATTGCCATTGAAGGGGGTAGTTTAATCAAATCATTCATTATAAATGGTTCATTCCCATCACCAATGTGTTATATATACTCAGCAAACTCTTCATCTTTGATAGATCTCATATTCTGCTTCAAATGTAacactttgacatttttccataATGGGGACTTGACTATGCATGCATCAATCATTTCTGCCTTTGTATCCTTTGGAACAACCGGAAGTACTTGACGAAAATCTCCACCCAAAATTAGCACCTTCCCACCAAAAGGTAAATTTATTTCCATAATATCTTTAAATGTTCTATCTAAAGATTCGAGTGCACGTCGATTTACCATTGGGGCTTCATCCCAAATAATTATGGTGGCACGTCTAATAAGTTCAGCTAAGTCTGATTATTTACTTATTGAGCAAGTAGATGAAGCATTGGGAGTTAAAGGAATCTTAAACCTGGAATGCGCTGTTCCTCCACCAGGGAGTGATGTTGCTGCTATGCCAGATGTAGCTGTGGCAATTGCAATGTGACCTGCTTTTCTCAAGGTTGCTAATATTGTGTGATACAAAAATGTTTTCCCAGTTCCCCCTGGCCCATCGACGAAGAATATCATGCTTTCCTTACGATCAATAACTGTCATGATTTTCTCATATGCAACTCTCTGGTTGTTATTCAACTTTCAATTAAAGTGAGTTCTTC
This genomic stretch from Castanea sativa cultivar Marrone di Chiusa Pesio chromosome 1, ASM4071231v1 harbors:
- the LOC142622107 gene encoding ATP sulfurylase 2-like encodes the protein MSLTVKLHITNQLNLNLGQTNINNKTEFYTRRIRTKPIYRSNSLISTTSYNKRTTTMHVPSHSSSIKSSLIDPDGGALVDLVVPERERAKKKLEAEALPQVRLTKIDVEWVHVISEGWASPLRGFMRESEYLQSLHFNCLRMESGSLVNMSLPIVLAIDDDTKTRIGSSPNVGLVGPNGDLVGILRSIEIYKHNKEERIARTWGTTTPGLPYVEEVITPAGNWLVGGDLEVLNPIKYNDGLDHYRLSPQQLRKEFDRRQADAVFAFQLRNPVHNGHALLMNDTRKRLLEMGYKNPILLLHPLGGFTKADDVPLDVRMDQHSKVLEDGILDPETTIVAIFPSPMHYAGPTEVQWHAKARINAGANFYIVGRDPAGMGHPTEKRDLYDPDHGKKVLSMAPGLEKLNILPFRVAAYDTVEKKMAFFEPSRAKDFLFISGTKMRTYARTGENPPDGFMCPAGWNVLVKYYESLQAEEALQQQAVLTS